One window from the genome of Betaproteobacteria bacterium encodes:
- a CDS encoding MmgE/PrpD family protein, with translation MEGRGDGGELAKGLAHFVRIWEGLQGRVVSRRLEGALGRSISCETQDGETVVVRLSRTKAELGAPDPAFAPHATVRMAWQDWERVLTGEMHVMAIILAGRARFPKDQRRLLMQFSMLLQTAMLSAGASAAREPRAPRAATRAARPPVTRTYAHFACELRYEDIPADVVAIAREQLVATIGSCYTGSMMPAARSVHAGLAIMGEGGQATLFGARGRMPAPAAALYNSAVAQVLDFDDWVIISHSGAAVVPTAVATGEVAGASGRDLIAAVVIGNEINGRTSRAIQRGAYVGNSMPNHQVETALVASRLLGLDPLQAQRAVSHSGFLAMESCHTGWMTDSKVLCNGLPAMWGITSAALAKAGLLGNLDMIEHPAGLLATVSEIVDEEELLKGLGTEWYTRTLNTKRHPSCAYNLTAIECALALHRRIPGFDPARVASIEIEGPGVMLYVAARFQALEPDVYEQIREGSATHVALCFDAGFGALAALADGEFSYRQYLADRIQSPAIQRLRSRVSFKADPEMHAAYYSDYQYGARVRVRMDDGAEYVEERRQLLGARDRPFDHAEKFREGACLFMSDARVEQALATLRGIDQVEDIRTVMKHFEPE, from the coding sequence ATGGAAGGACGAGGCGACGGCGGGGAACTCGCGAAGGGGCTGGCGCATTTCGTGAGGATCTGGGAGGGACTTCAGGGCCGCGTAGTCTCCAGGCGGCTGGAAGGCGCACTCGGACGGTCGATCTCCTGCGAGACGCAGGACGGCGAGACGGTCGTCGTGCGCCTGTCGCGAACCAAGGCGGAGCTCGGGGCGCCGGATCCCGCCTTCGCTCCGCATGCCACCGTCCGCATGGCGTGGCAGGACTGGGAACGCGTCCTCACCGGCGAGATGCACGTCATGGCGATCATCCTTGCCGGACGAGCCCGCTTTCCGAAGGACCAGCGACGGCTCCTGATGCAGTTCTCGATGCTGCTGCAGACGGCGATGCTCTCGGCTGGGGCGTCGGCCGCACGCGAGCCGCGGGCACCGAGAGCGGCCACACGGGCGGCGCGCCCGCCGGTCACCCGCACTTACGCGCATTTCGCGTGCGAATTGCGGTACGAGGACATCCCCGCGGACGTGGTGGCAATCGCGCGCGAGCAACTCGTGGCCACGATCGGTTCCTGCTACACGGGAAGCATGATGCCCGCCGCGCGGAGTGTCCACGCCGGGCTCGCGATCATGGGCGAGGGGGGCCAGGCCACTCTCTTCGGCGCCCGGGGCCGTATGCCGGCACCGGCCGCTGCCCTTTACAACTCGGCGGTCGCCCAGGTCCTCGACTTCGACGACTGGGTGATCATCAGCCACTCGGGCGCCGCGGTCGTGCCCACGGCGGTGGCCACCGGCGAAGTGGCTGGTGCCTCCGGCCGAGACCTCATCGCCGCCGTCGTGATCGGAAACGAGATCAACGGGCGCACCTCGCGGGCGATCCAGCGCGGTGCCTACGTCGGCAACTCCATGCCGAACCATCAGGTCGAGACGGCCCTCGTGGCGAGCCGGCTCCTTGGCCTGGACCCGCTGCAGGCGCAGCGCGCCGTGAGCCATTCCGGCTTCCTCGCCATGGAAAGCTGTCACACCGGCTGGATGACCGACAGCAAGGTGCTGTGCAACGGACTGCCCGCGATGTGGGGCATCACCTCCGCCGCGCTCGCCAAGGCGGGCCTGCTGGGCAATCTCGACATGATCGAGCATCCCGCGGGGCTGCTCGCCACCGTTTCCGAAATCGTCGACGAGGAGGAACTCCTCAAGGGCCTGGGCACGGAGTGGTACACGCGAACGCTCAACACCAAGCGCCACCCGTCCTGCGCCTACAACCTCACGGCGATCGAGTGCGCCCTCGCGCTGCACCGGCGTATCCCCGGCTTCGACCCTGCGCGGGTGGCGTCGATCGAAATCGAGGGCCCCGGTGTCATGCTCTACGTGGCTGCCCGCTTCCAGGCGCTGGAGCCGGATGTCTACGAACAGATCCGCGAGGGCTCGGCCACTCACGTGGCGCTCTGCTTCGATGCGGGCTTTGGCGCCCTGGCGGCCCTGGCCGATGGGGAGTTCTCCTATCGGCAGTACCTCGCCGACCGCATCCAGTCCCCGGCCATCCAGCGCCTGCGCTCGCGGGTGAGCTTCAAGGCCGACCCGGAAATGCACGCCGCGTACTACAGCGACTACCAGTACGGGGCGCGCGTTCGCGTGCGCATGGACGACGGCGCCGAGTATGTCGAGGAGCGCCGCCAGCTCCTGGGAGCCCGCGACCGCCCCTTCGATCACGCGGAAAAGTTCCGCGAGGGGGCCTGTCTCTTCATGTCCGACGCACGCGTCGAGCAGGCGCTCGCCACGCTGCGTGGCATCGACCAGGTCGAGGACATCCGCACCGTCATGAAGCACTTCGAACCCGAATAA
- a CDS encoding iron-containing alcohol dehydrogenase: MELNEPLHKINFSVTWPPGTTFGVGSVSTLGARAKARGASRALLVTDAGLVKVGLAEKVAGHLRAAGVETVLFGEVKPNPTMTEVTEGVAMLRRDGFDFLVALGGGSSIDAAKVMSMQLLSARSIEEIEAKGVDDATGTPIGFIVVPSTSGTGSEATTGALVKDASGKKYLVRSVRCRPAESILDPHLTVTVPPRMTASTGMDAFIHALGSYTNAQVNPIGDMCAQEAMRLVNGNLATAIADGGNLAARSAMMLASHLAGIAISMKGNDAIHGLSTAVESMIDCTHGESLSALMPHVLRFNLEAAAPRYANIARLMGRSGAEEPGLAAQGVEAMIGLRDRAGTCRHLSELGIGADMIERLTTLAAKGRSTQINCRRPGNEEITALYRAAL; encoded by the coding sequence ATGGAACTGAACGAGCCGCTGCACAAGATCAACTTCTCCGTCACCTGGCCGCCCGGCACCACGTTCGGCGTGGGCAGCGTCTCGACGCTCGGGGCCAGGGCAAAGGCGCGTGGCGCGAGTCGCGCGCTCCTCGTCACCGACGCCGGTCTCGTCAAGGTGGGGCTTGCCGAGAAGGTGGCCGGCCACCTGCGGGCGGCTGGCGTCGAGACCGTGTTGTTTGGCGAGGTGAAGCCCAACCCGACGATGACGGAGGTGACCGAAGGCGTTGCGATGCTGCGCAGGGACGGCTTCGATTTTCTCGTGGCCCTGGGCGGCGGCAGCTCCATCGACGCGGCCAAGGTGATGTCCATGCAGCTCCTGAGCGCGCGCTCCATCGAGGAGATCGAGGCCAAGGGGGTGGACGATGCCACGGGCACGCCCATCGGTTTCATCGTGGTGCCCAGCACCTCCGGCACCGGGAGCGAAGCCACCACCGGCGCACTGGTGAAGGATGCGAGCGGCAAGAAGTATCTGGTACGCAGCGTCCGCTGCCGGCCTGCCGAGTCGATCCTCGACCCTCATCTCACCGTTACCGTGCCGCCGCGCATGACCGCTTCCACCGGGATGGATGCCTTCATCCATGCCCTGGGCTCCTACACCAACGCCCAGGTGAACCCCATCGGCGACATGTGCGCGCAGGAGGCGATGCGCCTCGTGAACGGCAATCTCGCCACCGCCATCGCGGACGGCGGCAACCTCGCCGCCCGCTCGGCGATGATGCTCGCGAGCCACCTCGCCGGCATCGCGATCTCGATGAAGGGCAACGACGCGATCCACGGCCTGAGCACGGCCGTCGAGTCGATGATCGACTGCACCCACGGCGAGAGCCTGAGTGCGCTCATGCCGCACGTGCTCCGGTTCAACCTCGAGGCCGCCGCGCCGCGCTACGCCAACATCGCGCGCCTCATGGGCCGCAGCGGCGCCGAGGAGCCCGGGCTCGCCGCCCAGGGCGTGGAGGCGATGATCGGCCTGCGCGACCGGGCCGGCACCTGCAGGCATCTCTCGGAGCTGGGCATTGGCGCCGACATGATCGAGCGGCTCACGACGCTCGCCGCGAAGGGCCGTTCCACCCAGATCAACTGCCGGCGTCCGGGCAACGAGGAGATCACCGCCCTCTACCGCGCGGCGCTCTGA